From a region of the Zingiber officinale cultivar Zhangliang chromosome 4B, Zo_v1.1, whole genome shotgun sequence genome:
- the LOC121975486 gene encoding L-galactose dehydrogenase-like: MATLERRELGNTGFKLSCVGFGASPLGKVFGDVSHEDALAAVRLALQSGINFFDTSPFYGGTLSETVLGNCLSELKVPREEFIVSTKCGRYKDGFDFSAQRVTRSIDESLARLKLDYVDILHCHDIEFGSLDQIVNETIPALQKIKESGKARFIGITGLPLGIFTYVLDRVPPGSVDVVLSYCHYGINDSTLVDLLPYLKSKGVGVITASPLAMGLLTDVGPPEWHPAPSELKSACKAAAAHCKEKGKNISKIALQYSLMNKEIATVLVGMNSSKQVEENLAAAVELSSLGIDEDLLHEVEAVLQPVKNLTWPSGIQQKPNPA; encoded by the exons ATGGCGACGCTGGAGCGGCGGGAACTCGGAAACACCGGCTTTAAGCTCAGTTGTGTCGGATTCGGCGCCTCCCCTCTCGGCAAAGTTTTCGGCGACGTTTCCCATGAAGACGCCCTCGCCGCCGTCCGCCTCGCTCTCCAGAGTGGCATCAACTTCTTTGATACTTCCCC GTTTTATGGGGGTACCCTCTCGGAGACGGTGCTAGGTAACTGCCTCAGCGAGTTGAAGGTGCCACGCGAGGAGTTCATTGTCTCCACCAAGTGTGGACGCTACAAGGACGGATTCGATTTCAGCGCGCAGAGGGTGACTAGGAGCATCGATGAGAGCCTTGCCAGATTGAAGTTGGATTACGTCGATATCCTCCACTGTCATGACATCGAATTCGGGTCGCTTGATCAG ATTGTCAATGAGACAATTCCAGCATTGCAGAAGATAAAAGAGTCAGGAAAGGCCAGATTTATTGGGATAACTGGTCTGCCATTAGGGATATTCACATATGTTCTTGATCGTGTTCCACCGGGTTCAGTTGATGTTGTTCTTTCATATTGTCATTATGGTATTAACGATTCAACCTTGGTTGATTTGCTGCCATATCTCAAAAGCAAGGGTGTTGGGGTAATCACTGCCTCACCTCTAGCGATGGGCCTTCTTACAGACGTCGGTCCACCAGAGTGGCATCCTGCACCATCAGAGCTCAAG tctgcctGCAAAGCTGCAGCTGCTCACTGTAAGGAGAAAGGGAAAAACATTTCAAAGATAGCTCTACAATACAGTTTGATGAATAAAGAAATTGCTACTGTGCTGGTTGGTATGAATTCTTCCAAGCAG GTCGAGGAAAATCTTGCTGCTGCAGTAGAATTGTCAAGCCTGGGAATCGACGAGGATCTTTTGCATGAAGTGGAAGCTGTTTTACAGCCGGTTAAAAACCTGACATGGCCGAGTGGGATTCAACAAAAGCCAAATCCTGCATGA
- the LOC121975488 gene encoding uncharacterized protein LOC121975488, with protein sequence MESAGDGCAPEVQLPEQRPTTSPCRKKKEPDAGFLDDVKDHLDQFVSTSMDQHRICLKKTIRGMSDYVKLRKQRKAAAAASDSSSSSSSNLVTESNSGSKNAEVASRQD encoded by the exons ATGGAGTCGGCCGGCGACGGCTGCGCGCCGGAGGTGCAACTCCCGGAGCAGCGGCCGACGACGTCGCCGTGCAGGAAGAAGAAGGAGCCGGACGCCGGGTTCCTGGATGACGTGAAGGACCACTTGGACCAGTTCGTGAGCACATCCATGGACCAGCACAGGATCTGCCTCAAGAAGACCATTCGAGGAATGAGCGACTACGTTAAGCTTAGGAAGCAGAGAAAG gctgctgctgctgcttctgattcttcttcttcctcctcatcgaACCTTGTGACCGAGAGCAATTCTGGTTCTAAAAATGCAGAGGTGGCATCGCGACAAGATTAA
- the LOC121975487 gene encoding glycine-rich RNA-binding protein GRP2A-like, with translation MAASDGEYRCFVGGLAWVTDDSSLEHAFSAYGEIVESKIINDRETGRSRGFGFVTFREEKAMRDAIEGMNGQALDGRNITVNEAQNRRSGGGGGGGGGFRSGGGGFGGGGNGYGGRREGGGYSRGGGGGGYGGGGYGRDRGYGDGESRYPKGNASDGYWGN, from the exons ATGGCGGCTTCCGATGGTGAATACCGTTGTTTTGTCGGCGGCCTTGCTTGGGTTACAGACGACTCCTCCCTCGAGCATGCATTCAGCGCCTATGGCGAGATTGTGGAATCCAAG atcATCAATGACCGGGAGACGGGGAGATCAAGGGGCTTTGGATTCGTGACTTTCCGCGAGGAGAAGGCGATGCGGGATGCCATAGAGGGGATGAACGGGCAGGCCCTCGACGGTAGGAACATCACTGTCAACGAAGCCCAGAACCGTCGGAGCGGCGGAGGCGGTGGCGGAGGCGGAGGTTTCCGTAGCGGCGGCGGTGGATTCGGTGGCGGAGGGAATGGATACGGTGGCCGTCGTGAAGGGGGCGGTTACAGCCGAGGTGGGGGAGGGGGAGGCTACGGCGGCGGTGGGTACGGGCGTGACCGTGGCTACGGCGACGGCGAGTCCCGCTACCCCAAGGGCAACGCTTCCGATGGCTATTGGGGGAATTGA